DNA from Mucilaginibacter mallensis:
CGACCCTCTCTTCGCTGCGCGGAAAGAGGGTAAAAAATGCTGCTTGCCCTCTTTACCGCTTGCGGAAGAGAGGGCAGGTCGAGCGGCTGAGCGATGACCGGGTGAGTCGGCGGAGCGCGTCGAAGTTCCACCCTGCCTCCCCCTAAACTTGGGGGGGGGTCGACGAAGGAGACGGAGGGGGTAAACGGAGCGCGTCGAAGCTCCGCGTTAGTGATAGTAAGGGTTTAGCCCGACGAAGGAGGGCCGGAGCGAAGCGAAGCCCTGAACAGCACGGGCCGCAGGCAACGCCCAAAATATCAGAACCCGAATTTTAAGAATTAAGGAATTTATGAAATTCTGTTCATTCGAAAAATTCATAAAATTCCGGTTCAGACAATTGGTCGACCAATATAACGCAAACTTTTGCGCGCTCCGCCAACTCACCCAGACTACGCTACGCTGGTCGACCCTCTCTCCGCTGCGCGTAAAGAGGATGAAAACACTTTTTTTGATCCCCAACAATTGTTTAATTATTATTTCCTAACACCCTTGCAAAACCAAAATCCATCAACCATATTTGGTAAACTTTTTCACAAATTACTGTAACAAACCCTAACCCTTGCCATCTTATAATCACTATACAGCTAAGGTACTTCAGATTAAAGCTGTAAGTTATTGTGAGGGCCCGCACCTTAAGGGTTCCGGATATAACAATCAAATAAAAAATGGCTAATTTAATTTTTTCACTATGGTGGGTTGTGCCTATCATAGTTGTTCTTGTGGTGTACAAGTTCGTTTTGCGCGTGTTTTTTGGTATGATCATCGTACCAGACGACCGTATTGGTTTAGTGGTTAAAAAGTATACCCTATCAGGCAGCAAGCGTTTGCCCGATGGCCGTATCATCGCTATTGATGGCGAAGCGGGTATGCAGGGCCGGGCACTTGCACCGGGTTTATACTGGGGCATGTGGCCGTGGCAATACGGCATTACCATGGCGCCGTTCACTATTATTGAACAGGGTAAGCTGGGGCTGGTAAAGGCTAAAGATGGTGCACCAATGGATACCGGACGTGTATTAGGTAAACCTGTGGACTGCGACAAGTTTCAGGATGCAATGGCTTTCCTGAACAATAATGGCCAAAAAGGCCCGCAGGCAGCATTCCTGACTCCGGGTAGCTATCGTATCAATAACTTTTTGTTTGAGATTGAGATGGTGCCTATAACACAGATACACGAAAACAAAGTGGGTATAGTTACCACGCTTGATGGTGAGCCTTTGGAAAAAGGCGAGATTGCAGGCGGCTCCGTAGCTGGCCATAAAAACTACCAGGATCCGATTGCATTCATTAATGCCGGAGGCCATAAGGGTTTGCAGGAGGATGTGATACTGGCAGGTACTTATTACCTTAACCCATGGTTTGTAATTGTGGAGCAGGTAGATATGATCTATATCCCTATCGGTTATGTGGGTGTGGTTAACTCCTTTGTTGGCCCTGAGGGTAAGGACACCAGCGGCGATGGCTTTAAACATGGCAACATTGTTAAGCGTAATGAAAAGGGTGTATGGGACCAACCCCTCGACCCAGGTAAGCACCCGGTGAATATTTACACCCATGCGGTTGAAATAGTACCCACAACCAACATTGTACTTAACTGGGCTGATAGTCGCACAGAGGCGCATGAGTTGGATAAGAATTTATGTACCATTACCGTGCGTTCATCTGATGGCTTTACATTTAATCTGGACGTATCGCAGATCATCCACATACCGCGCAACGAGGCACCAAAGGTTATTGCCCGTTTCGGTAATATGAAAAACCTGGTATCGCAGGTACTGGAGCCGACTATTGCCAACTATTTCCGTAACTCGGCGCAAAAGAGTGATGTGATAGAATTTTTGGCAAACCGTATACAAAGACAGGATGATGCCAAACAACACATCAGCAAGGTATTGGATAACTATAACGTAGTTGGCGTGGATACCCTGATAGGTGACATTGTACCGCCTGCAGCCTTAATGAAAACCTTAACCGACCGCAAAATAGCCGAGCAGGAAAAGGTTACTTATGAAACACAGCGCAACGCGCAAATTGAGCGTAAAGAATTTGAAAGCGCCAAAGCCGGTGCCGATATGCAGCCGGAGGTTGTAAAATCAACCCGTCAGGTAGAGATCAATACGCAGATGGCTGCTTCAAAGGTTGCCGCATCTAAGGGTGAGGCTGAGGCCAAAACTATTAATGCCAAGGCTGATGCCGAAGTAAGGATAACCATAGCCAAAGCTGATGCCGAAGCCAAGATTGTTAACGCTAAAGCCGATGCCAACGCTACTGAGGTAAATGGTATTGCCGAAGCCGCCAAGATCAAGGCGATAGGTTTATCAGAGGCCGAAGTAACCAAGCAAAAAACACAGGCCATGGGTACCGAGCAGTATGCCATAGTACGTGTTGCCGAGGCGTTGGCCAGTCACGGCATTAAATTAGTGCCTGATATTTTAGTGAGCGGTAAAGACGGCGGTGGTAACGGCATGATAGATGCCCTAATTGGCAGCGAAATGTTTAAGAAGCTGCAAACTGCAAATGAAGCAGCTGCGGAAAAGCCGGTTAGTAATAATGATGATAAAACAGTTTAAGCTGGTTTAGATATAATGGTAACAGCCCGGTAAGAATTTACCGGGCTGTTTTGCTTTAAATACTATTCTTAGCCTATAATTTGTAACTTTAACTATGAAAGTTGCCATCGCCTCTCCCCCGTTCCCAAAATCTATAGATGATGGATTGTACTGGATTGAAAAGCTGGTAAAAGATGCCGCGGAGCAGCAGGCGGAGATTGTATGTTTCCCGGAGTCGTATATTCCCGGTTACCGGTTGGAAGTTGGGGAACACTCGCCTGAAAAATTGAAAGCAGCATTGCATGAAGTATGCACGATAGCAAAGGAATATGCTATTGCTGTTATTTTACCGATGGACTGGGACCATCCCGAAGGCATTCTCAATGTGGCCTATGTAATATCAAACAAAGGCAAGATCATGGGTTATCAAACAAAAAACCAACTGGACCCCAGTGAAGATAATATGTTCATCCCGGGCAATAAGCGAACTCTTTTTGAAGTAAACGACGTAAAGTTTGGCATTGTAATCTGCCATGAAGGGTTCCGTTACCCCGAAGCAACCCGATGGGCTGCCAGACGGGATGCAAAAATTGTTTTTCATCCGCATTGTACAGGCAATGACACCATTGGGCGGCAAATTACCGAGTGGGGTCACAAGGATAATCCCTATTACGAAAAGGCAATGATAATGCGGGCCATGGAAAACACTATCTATTTTGCCAGTTCCAATTACACCATGCAATACCCTGAATCAGGCAGCGCCATTATAGCACCGGATGGTAAATGTTTGGCAAATCAAGCTTATGGAAAAGCCGGTGTTATTGTGGCTGATATAGACCTGGATAAGGCTACCGGTTTGCTGGCGAAAAGATTTAAGCCGGAATTTTATATTTAAACTTTGTCCCGAAATACCCCATAAAAGGGCTTAAATATACCCCATTCAAATGCATGCATTTGAGTATGTTTGTTTATCAATAATCAATTATAATTATGAAAGCAATCAACATTACATTGGTGTATAATGGGCAAACAGAGGCTGCATTTAACTTTTATAAATCAGTATTCGGCGGTGAGTTCAGCAATTTACAGCGGATGAAAGATATACCAGGCGCTCCCCCTATGTCGGCCGAAGAAAGCGAAAAAATATTGCATATGTCGTTCCCAATAGGCGGCGCGATATTAATGGGGATGGATATGCCTGCAGGTCGTGGAACGGTTAACCAGGGAAATAACTTTATGGTAACGCTTGATACCAGCAGCAAAGAAGAAGCTACAAAAATATTTGACGGACTATCAGTTGGTGGTACAGTAATGATGCCAATGGCCGACCAATTCTGGGGTTCGTTTTTTGGGATGTTTACCGATAAGTTCGGCATACAGTGGATGGTGAGCTATGTGAATAGCTAGTGTCAAGTCAACAGTCTTTAGTCGTAAGTCTAAAGACATATTTCGTTCTTTTTGAATTTTGACTCAAGACTTAGGCTTACGATTAGCGACATTTTATGATTGACACGACACTAGTTAATAGTTATTATCCAGAATCTTTTGCAGCACCTGCTGCGATTGGTTAGTCTTTTTGCTTTTTATCGCCTTAAACAATTGCTCATGCAAATGATGGTTCATTGCAAAATGACTTATGCCCTGCTGATCTCTTGCTGAAAAAAAATTGCGCATAATTAAGGTAAAGCTGTAATACAGATCAGATAATACGGTATTGCCCGAAGCATTGGCTATAGCCATGTGGAAGGCAATATCGGCATCAGCACATTCCTGTGGTTTTTCTGATTGGATAGCCAACTTACGGCTTTCTAATGCTTGTTCTATCTCGGCTAACTGCTCATCGGTATGGTTTACGGTGGCCAGCTTTACAATCTCTTTTTCAAGGAATGCCCTTACTGCGTTTATCTCATCAAAATCAGCCCGGCGAAGCCGCTGCTCCATGCTCACCCCTTGAAAACTATTATTTACAAATGTTCCGGAACCCTGCTGTACCTTCAAAATCCCGGATATAGCCAGCGTTTTTATGGCCTCACGGATGGTTGACCTGCCTACGCCATACAATTGCATCAGTTCAGGCTCGGCGGGTATTTTTTCGCCTGCTTTATATTTACCACTGGTAATATCTTCCTTTATCTGGGTTACTATCCTATCGTAAAGTTTCATAAGCTACACTGATGTTTAATTACAAACATACGATGTTTTTAATTTGTTTTTCATATCTATTCAAATAACCAAAACTGTATTCTCGGTCTTTTAATTATGGCAAGCCGCTATAAATCATTCAATTATAGTGCAAAATAGATAAATAGTGGTCTATTCAGAATATTTAAACATCATATGTTTAAATAAAACATATGATGTTTTGTTAGGATTTGCAAAATATGTTATTTAGATTTGTTCCATATTATTCATCAAACAGATTATGGAAACTACAAGACGCAAGTTTTTATCTACAGCATCAGTGTCATCACTGGGCCTGGTTGCAGCCGCTTCAACCGTTGGATCATTAATTCCTGAAAAAGCAAAAGCAGGCACAAAAGAAACCACTAAATCAACCGCTAACAAAGTACAGGCAGAACTGGAAGACTTTGTTTACGACATAGAAAATGGCAGTACAGGCTATGAGAGCCCGGGTGGCACAGCTAAAGAAGCTACTGTAGAAGAGTTCCCTATCTCGCAAAGCATTGCGGGTGTTTCCATGCACTTAAATCCGGGTAGTTTCCGGGAGCTACACTGGCATTCTATAGCGGCTGAGTGGGCCTATATATTGGAGGGACAGGTCCGCACAACCGTTATTACGCCTGACGGCACAACCTCAACAGATGATTTTGAAAAGGGCGATATATGGTATTTCCCGAAAGGGCACGGCCATATGCTGCAATGCCTGGGTGATAAACCTTGTCATTTTTTATTAGGTTTTGATAACGGGCATTTCTCTGAATTCGGCACATTCAGTATAACAGATTGGATCAGCCATACATCATCTGAAATATTGGCGCGCAATACCGGCTTGCCTGAGCGTGTATTTACAGCGCTGCCTAAAAAAGAACTCTACATAGGCACAGGAAAAATTGCAGTTGAACCAAGACCGCAGAATATAAATGCAGGCATCCCGTACAGCAATTCATCACATAAATTCCGGATGGAAGCTGATGGCGTGTACCAGCAATTTAAAGGCGGATCGGTAAAACTGGTTTCATCGCTTGAATTTCCCATCCAGACTACCATAACCTCCATGCGCATGAACATTGAGCCGGGAGCTATCCGCGAATTGCACTGGCACCCCAATGCTGATGAATGGCAATACGTAATGAGCGGCAACGGCAATCTGAGCATTTTCGGCTCGCATGGCCGTGTAAAAACTATGCCTTACAGCAAAGGGATGGTAGCCTTTATCAAACAAGGTTATGGCCACTATATTGAAAACACCGGGACAGAAACATTAAAACTAATTGTACTTTTTAACAGCCCTGTTTACCAGGAGCTATCATTGAACGACTGGCTAAACTCAAACCCGCCACAATTAATTGCCGATCATTTTGGCATCACGCTGAGCGAGGCCGCCTCATTGGCCAATCATCAAACAGGCATCTTTAAATAGAAAACTGATCTGCATAAAAAAGCTCCCGGATATTCATATCCCGGGAGCTTTATATTTTTAATAAGGGATTACTTTTTTGAATCGTCTGCAGCTAGTTTTATTTGCGATGGATCGCTTACAACAATCTCAGGCTTGCCTTTAAAATCAACCAGTACGCCGGTAACGCAAATATTTTTGTCTTTATAATCAACTTCGGGCTTACCTGTAAATTTGCTCCTGTCCTCCCCTTTTATTACAAGCGTAAGCTCCTGGTTAGGGTGAGCTCCACCAAGATCTAAAAAGGTAATGTTTGGGCCATCAAGCAATTTGGTGCCGTAAACTTTATCGCAAATTGTAACAGTTTCGCCAATATGCTTTGCGGCATCTTTTGCAGGTATTGTGGTTTGTGCTGATGCCTTAAATGCAAACAGCGCTATAAATGAGGTTAAAATAAGCAGTCTTTTCATGCTATAAAGATACTGATGGCCTGTTAAATGTATCATCAGTATAACAAAAAAATTACCTGGCACTAAAGAATGGATCAGTTACCTGGACAGCATTTAAATTCCCGCTGTCTGTACAGTGTACTTGTATTAACCCAGCTAAATTTTTGTTGCAGATAACATACTAATGTGGCTACCAATGCCGGGGTAAAGTATTTTAAACGGCTTAAGCTTTCAGGCGTTAATCCCAGGAAAACTATGACCATTTGCTTGGGCATTGATTGATAAATATCGGGCAGTGCAGCCGCAAATATGGTTTGCGATAACCAGCCCAAAGCAAATACTGCTTTTACAATTACTTTTTCGGGGATAAGGCTGTGGATGCTCATGATATTTATTATTAGTAGTGTTTTTTCAAATTATAGTTGATAGGGTAATTCCTCGTAGTAAAAGCCCGCCATTCTCAGTAAGCTTTCCACCTGTTTAACTTTCTGCCTGGTAGCATCAACCCTCAAAATCTTGTCGCTGTCTTCCAGATCAATGTTCCAGAATTTAGGGCCTGTGATGTTATTCAGGATATCGGCAATGCGATTCTTTTTCTTCGCATTCTCAATATTGGTTTTGTAAATTTTGATCATATATTTTAATGCTTTTGTGACACAAAAATATAATGATTTATCGGATATAAATGTTCAAACATTCAATCGTGACAAAACGATGTTTTAAGGGCCATAGACTGACATTTTACTGATAATTCCCTTATAATTTCGCCATTACGAAAAAGGTTTTAGCAAGCTAATTTTTGATTTATTCTTTAGAATATCTATATTCCCATCCTTTTAATTATATCATTACTGATACCACCATGTCTATTAAAAATATCCTCGCTTCTTCTGTAGCAGTTTTACTCTTAACATTCCTATCTCAAACCAAAGCAATTGCCCAATCACAGTACGAATTAAACACCGGCTGGAAATGCGGAAAAGCGACTGATATTCATACCGATGGCGCGTCGATATCAAAAAATAATTTCCCCATAAATACATGGCAAAACGCCACCGTACCCGGAACGGTACTTACCACCCAATTAAATAACAAACAAATTCCCGATC
Protein-coding regions in this window:
- a CDS encoding VOC family protein; translated protein: MKAINITLVYNGQTEAAFNFYKSVFGGEFSNLQRMKDIPGAPPMSAEESEKILHMSFPIGGAILMGMDMPAGRGTVNQGNNFMVTLDTSSKEEATKIFDGLSVGGTVMMPMADQFWGSFFGMFTDKFGIQWMVSYVNS
- a CDS encoding cupin domain-containing protein, with protein sequence METTRRKFLSTASVSSLGLVAAASTVGSLIPEKAKAGTKETTKSTANKVQAELEDFVYDIENGSTGYESPGGTAKEATVEEFPISQSIAGVSMHLNPGSFRELHWHSIAAEWAYILEGQVRTTVITPDGTTSTDDFEKGDIWYFPKGHGHMLQCLGDKPCHFLLGFDNGHFSEFGTFSITDWISHTSSEILARNTGLPERVFTALPKKELYIGTGKIAVEPRPQNINAGIPYSNSSHKFRMEADGVYQQFKGGSVKLVSSLEFPIQTTITSMRMNIEPGAIRELHWHPNADEWQYVMSGNGNLSIFGSHGRVKTMPYSKGMVAFIKQGYGHYIENTGTETLKLIVLFNSPVYQELSLNDWLNSNPPQLIADHFGITLSEAASLANHQTGIFK
- a CDS encoding DNA-binding protein, with product MKRLLILTSFIALFAFKASAQTTIPAKDAAKHIGETVTICDKVYGTKLLDGPNITFLDLGGAHPNQELTLVIKGEDRSKFTGKPEVDYKDKNICVTGVLVDFKGKPEIVVSDPSQIKLAADDSKK
- a CDS encoding carbon-nitrogen hydrolase family protein; amino-acid sequence: MKVAIASPPFPKSIDDGLYWIEKLVKDAAEQQAEIVCFPESYIPGYRLEVGEHSPEKLKAALHEVCTIAKEYAIAVILPMDWDHPEGILNVAYVISNKGKIMGYQTKNQLDPSEDNMFIPGNKRTLFEVNDVKFGIVICHEGFRYPEATRWAARRDAKIVFHPHCTGNDTIGRQITEWGHKDNPYYEKAMIMRAMENTIYFASSNYTMQYPESGSAIIAPDGKCLANQAYGKAGVIVADIDLDKATGLLAKRFKPEFYI
- a CDS encoding FadR/GntR family transcriptional regulator — protein: MKLYDRIVTQIKEDITSGKYKAGEKIPAEPELMQLYGVGRSTIREAIKTLAISGILKVQQGSGTFVNNSFQGVSMEQRLRRADFDEINAVRAFLEKEIVKLATVNHTDEQLAEIEQALESRKLAIQSEKPQECADADIAFHMAIANASGNTVLSDLYYSFTLIMRNFFSARDQQGISHFAMNHHLHEQLFKAIKSKKTNQSQQVLQKILDNNY
- a CDS encoding SPFH domain-containing protein → MANLIFSLWWVVPIIVVLVVYKFVLRVFFGMIIVPDDRIGLVVKKYTLSGSKRLPDGRIIAIDGEAGMQGRALAPGLYWGMWPWQYGITMAPFTIIEQGKLGLVKAKDGAPMDTGRVLGKPVDCDKFQDAMAFLNNNGQKGPQAAFLTPGSYRINNFLFEIEMVPITQIHENKVGIVTTLDGEPLEKGEIAGGSVAGHKNYQDPIAFINAGGHKGLQEDVILAGTYYLNPWFVIVEQVDMIYIPIGYVGVVNSFVGPEGKDTSGDGFKHGNIVKRNEKGVWDQPLDPGKHPVNIYTHAVEIVPTTNIVLNWADSRTEAHELDKNLCTITVRSSDGFTFNLDVSQIIHIPRNEAPKVIARFGNMKNLVSQVLEPTIANYFRNSAQKSDVIEFLANRIQRQDDAKQHISKVLDNYNVVGVDTLIGDIVPPAALMKTLTDRKIAEQEKVTYETQRNAQIERKEFESAKAGADMQPEVVKSTRQVEINTQMAASKVAASKGEAEAKTINAKADAEVRITIAKADAEAKIVNAKADANATEVNGIAEAAKIKAIGLSEAEVTKQKTQAMGTEQYAIVRVAEALASHGIKLVPDILVSGKDGGGNGMIDALIGSEMFKKLQTANEAAAEKPVSNNDDKTV